GGCCAGGGTCTCGTCGACGAGTACAGACGTCTTCACCAAGGTCACGGTGTCGTCGGTGCTGTCACCGAGGACACGACGTCGACGCCGGCACAGAGAACGGTGATTGGGGACCTGCTCCGGCAGCAGGAGGGATCGCCAGAATCGTACGCCGACGTGGTCATCCGCACGATTTGCCTGGTGAGTGAGCGTTTGCACAGACGAAATAACAGCAAGTGTCAGTATGCATGCATTAGCTAATTATTAGTGTCAATAACTCAGTGTTTCTGAGCTGTGGTGATGTGATCTACCACTACAAGCTTAATCTTTTTCTCAAGTCTCAATTAGTGTGTACTTTCAACTTTGTGCTGCACATGTTTACACTAGTAGCCACGCAATTAGTTTATGACAACACAGTCTGATGTGTACTACACTGGCCATTTGGTAGTGACAATAATTCAATTTCGATTAATAAAATGTACTGGTAGTGAGATACACGTAGCCAGGTAGCTCAGTTTTTAACAAAGATTTTACAAAGCCAAGCCACCGTTTCACTAGTTTACTCGAATGCATTGATGTTAGGCTGGTTTTGAAGAAATTTTCAAGATATTTTCATCTCGAGATCGCGAATATACAATGTTAACCAGCCACAAACTTTCTGAGAATAAAGTTAATACATCACGATAAGAGTCATATACCCGCAGATTGTGATTTGTGACACACAGTCACTCACACTTGCCTTGATTGACTGTTCGATCGCTACGTTCATAATTTCGTAAAATTGAGATATTGACAAATCCCTTTTCAACATATGATTGTGCAGAGCTTGCTTCAAGCCGGGACGGACACGTCATCTAGCACGATCGAGTGGGCAATGGCTCTTCTACTTAACAATCCACACGTTCTTGCAAAGGCGAAGGAGGAGATCGACGCCGTTGTGGGCACATCCCGGCTGCTCGAGGAGCATGATCTCGCATGCCTCCCGTACCTTCGTTGCATTATCACCGAGACCCTTCGGATGTACCCTATCGCCCCGCACCTTGCCCCGCACCAAGCCTCCTCTGACTGTGTCGTTGCTGGCAGGCAATACATCATCGCATGCGGAACAATGGTGTTGGTTGATGTGTACTCCATGCAGCGGGATCCTACCATGTGGGACGAGCCGAACAGGTTCATTCCTGAGAGGTTTGAGGTTGGCATTGGTGAGGACGGCGACAAACAGGTGGCCAGGATGATGCCATTCGGCATGGGCCGGCGGAAGTGCCTCGGCGAGGGTCTAGCATGGAGGACAGTGGGGGTAGCACTTGGGGTGATGGTGCAGTGCTTCAGGTGGGAGTTGATGGGGAAAGAGGAGGCGGACATGAGCGAGGGGTCAGGGTTCACCATGCCCATGGTTGCGCCACTAGTGGCAATGTGTCAACCCCGTGAAGAAATGGATGAAATTCTCAAGAGGATTTAGAAGTTCGGTTATTCTAGCATTGTACCCTTGCAAGGCCAATCAAAGAAGATAATACATTTACATCTGACACCTTGTCTACGCGCATATTAAATTAGTATGACCATTTCCTAAAAAAAACTAACATTGTTCAAGGCCACCAAACATAACTTACGTATATCGAAGCTCAAAAGCAATTGTAGGATCAAAGAATGTGAACTAGAGGGGGGTTGTATAGAAGATTTAAATTTCTTTGGAAAACACAAATCTCTTTGCGAAAAAACCATAAGCAGATGTAGTTCTACTTGAAGATAAACTACCACTAGAAATAACTTAGAAGAAAAGATAAGTGCCAGTAGATGAAGAACATGTGAACACACAAATATATCATTTTAAGTACAGCGAGGAAAAATATGAAGGATAACATATTAGTCGGTACAGATGGAAATGCTTATCAGATATGAAGAACAGACACAATGAAGGGCCATTCAATAGAATGTAAGTACTGAAGTAAATACGGTAATTAAGAAAGAAATTATGTTGCTAGATGCCGACAAGATATTTGTTCTACCAGTTCACTCCTCTACAATAAAAGCTAGGTCTAGATGGAGGGCCTTGTAAACGAACACAGACGCAAACCTCTCTCCGTCCTATTCTCTCAACGTGAAGTTCCTCGAACTTCagttgatttcactcgtggtaTACTCTTCAAGGCAATCTGAGGGAGTCTTggtttagggggtcctcggatgtccggcctctgtgacgtgggccggactaacaggccatgaagatacaagacagaagacttcctcccgtgtccggatgggactctcctttgcgtggaaggcaagcttggcgttcggatatgaagattccttcctctgtaaaccgactctgtacaaccctaggcccctccgatgtctatataaactggagggtttagtccgtagaggcaatcacaatcatacaggctagacatctagggtttagcctttacgatctcgtggtagatcaactcttgtaatcctcatattcatcaagatcaatcaagcaggaagtagggtattacctccatcgagagggcctgaacctgggtaaacatcgtgtccctcgtctcctgttaccatagaCCCTaggcgcacagtttgggaccccctacccgagatccgccggttttgacactgacattggtgctttcattgagagttccgttgggtCATCGTtagaaggtttgatggctccatcagtCATTCACAACAATGTCGCCCTGGGAGAGGTTTCTCTCcctggccagatcttcgtattcggcggcttcgcactgcgggccaactcacttggtcatctagagcagatcgacagctacgccccaggtcaccagattagtttttgaAATCTGGACTATGTcgttgatatccgaggagacttgatcttccaagggttcacgaccccaacctccgctctggccttagatccggagcgcatCGCCGGGTCTGAAGACGGGATTCCTGAGCCCGCCGGACTATCTACGGCCACCAGGCCCTGTACGGGAGAGTCGGAGGAAGTAGTGTCGCTGGCAACCATCACGAAGCCGGACCCTTCTCCGGACACTGGCTCCGAACCCTCagagtcagcatcgtgtgagctcggccaaggaatctccttcccgccgtactccactcactctcttctctctggccaaacctcgcctttaagcgaggctctggacttgatgcgatccctcgtcaTTACTGAGGAGCAATGTCCGGACGATgcccagcccagactaggggctgagaccagggaattttacgtcccacccaccactcacttgatagccactatcgaggacttaactgacatgctcgattatggctctgaagacatcgacggtatggacaacgatgccggagaagagcaggcccaaaacctGCCGTTTACCGGACATTGGAcgaccacctcttcgtatgacgtgtacatgaCAGATACACCCAAAGAGTATAATGGCGATAACGAGAagaatccagtcgaggataaaccaccTGAGCCACAACCAAAGCGCCGACGACGCCGTTCTAAACCACGCCGTGGAAGAGACAGCAATACCAACACGAGATACAAcaacactccggacgatgccgaagaccaagaaCCCCCCGTCGAGCTAACCTCTGAACAGGATGATCGGGAAGATAGGcaggttagccctgatgaacaggccgtaaacgaagactcggaggacagtaattatcttccactctttgagaatgaggtgagcctcgggaacaaagaatttatcatgcctgaggaacctctcgagcaggagcgctttaagcgccggctaatagccactgcaaggagcctgaaaaagaagtagcatcAGCTTcatgctgatcaagatctactcaatgacaggTGGACTAATGTACTGGCAGGCGAGGAATACGGCCTTgagcgcccaaccaagagttacccgaagcgtaaacttCTACCTCGATTCGACGACGAGGCACTGGACCCCGTACCATCAGCACGtaatgtggctgaccgaccaccatgtggcagggacaaaacgacaactcaagccgaacaccagcttgTACCACCTCACCGTAAAGGCAGACACAACAGCTCAGGGATATACATATGACATGCGGCAGGACCTGCAAAATagagcaggccagaccagatcgatctatggatcacgggggcgtacCCCGGCACGCGACGACGGCTATCTAGCCGGATGTGACAAtcacaaccatgtccgggccgaaaaccgcagatggACTCCATCCGAGCTATGTCGCGACTTGGCtcggtatagaggcgccgcacgccccctctgcttcactgatgaagtaatggagcatgaattcccagaagggtttaaacccgtgaatatcgaatcatatgatggaacaacagatcccgcagtatggatggatgactttcttctccatattcatatggcccgcggtgatgatcttcatgccatcaagtacctcccgctaaaactcaagggaccagctcggcactggttaaactgcctgccagaaaactccattggcagttgggaggagttGGAAGACGCCTTCTGTGACAACTTTCAAGGTACATACgcccgaccaccggatgccgatgacttaagccacatagttcaacagcccggagagtcagccaggaaattctggactaggttcctaactaaaaagaaccagattgtcgactgtccggatgccgaagccctagcggcctttaagcatagcatctacggcaaatggctcgcccgacacctcggccaagaaaagccaaagtccatggcagccctcacggcacttatggcccgcttttgcacgggcgaagatagctggctagcccgtagcaataataatgcaagcaaacctggcacctctgaagccagaaatagcaacggcaagccccgacgcaacaggcacaagtgtcgaaacaatggtgacaatgctgatgacacggcggtcaatgccggattcagtggctccaagtccggccaacagaagaagccatttaaaagaaacaatttgggctcatccagcttggaccgcatactcgatcgtccatgtcagatccacaggacccccaataaaccagccaatcatacaaatagaagttgttgggtctttaaacaagccggtaagttaaataccgagaataaggagaaggggtcacaaagtgaggacgacgacaaggagccccgtccgccgaacacaaggggacagaagaagtcccccccccccccaagttaaaatggttagcatgatatacgttacccatatccccaaaagggagcgcaaacgcacgctcagggacgtctaagcgacagagccagtcgccccaaaattcaacccatggtcgtcctgcccaatcactttcgatcgcagggaccatccgaccagtatccgtcatggcggttcagccgcgctggtcctcgatccaatcattgatggattccacctcacgcgagtcctcatggacggtggcagcagcctcaacctgctctatcaggatacagtccgcaagatggcatcgatccatcaaggatcaagcccacaaactacctttaaaggagtaattccAGGTGTAGagacccgctgcacgggctcaatcacattggaagtcgtcttcggatccccggacaacttccgaagagaagacttgatcttcgataccgtccccttctgcagcggctatcacgcactgctcggacgaactgcatttgctcgattcaatgcggtgccacactatgcttatctcaaactcaagatgcccggaacacgcggtgtcataacaatcaatggaaacacggaatgctccctccgtaccgaggatcacaccgcggccctggcagtggaagtacagagcggcctcatCAAGCAGATTCTAATTCagtggccaagctcccggacagtgccaaacgagtccggactactccgCAACTTGACAGTCCAGCTCATCAGGAGttagactagcaattcggcctctgtctcAGTCCCGACCAAATGGCGGCGTACGTACCGCGCatgcataactacgcactcaaaataccataggcatagacggaggcataacttgATTGTGGTCCATCATACGGCTCAACCTTCCCTGGGCACAcatattttccttttttctttttatcCTTTATTGGTTTATTTTCCACAGGCCCCTCACGACGGTCTGATCATTGATCCTTTTGAAGGATGGATATACCAAGGCGGCAAGCAGCATAGACGTGTGGGGGAATCTATAGGTGGTCTTCTTAACAACCACTCTACCTATTTTCAAGACCCGCACGCAGCTCCCCCTTGGCCtcagcatgttaaatagccctgttgcttatcgcactatttgtacaaatacgctttgatgtattaatcaaattataatggaaacaattTGCAGCCCAACTTACGTGGCACTGGCTTACTACTTCATTCTATTTCGCTATTCTCatcgattgcacccgtacactttgttttaattcgccaggggcttcattgcgctCCATACTACGACATCAAAgtacgaacacttttacagtatagttcagcaccccgaatttagcattatatgcatcggctccgaatcatgtctttggtcaatagttgggttgtccggctcctgtgcttactaccttacgtttcgtcctctcggctagggtagtaaagggagaagtactgcgattgtgtttcgggTTCATCCGGGTAAACACCTCAATAGAGGaagtcaaaaactgactgtcatgatgcggcgagagctggtcagctattcagaGGTTAAAATCTCTTGTGATTTTTTACGCATTATGCGACGGATCGGCCTCTACCCGACCAGGTGTTTATAGCACCCTAGTCCGGATTAACAAATACTAACTAGGGGATGCGCctacatttctattgtcaaactcctatggctaagtgagggtgataaagccacatagtctgattgcctggttcgctgcgctaaacacctccttcaaggaccaaactcttggatcaagagtgtttaggtttcaacctgaacacccccatactacctacgtgggggctgaagccgacgactggccaactctcagatttaataaaaatgGCCGCACGGGAGGAAatttaaaaaagaaaaaacaagcattatattatATATCAGCTTCGATTCATAATACAGGACGGGATAACATGAATgtcttcattcaaagataatgtattttgcacactggccctctacaatacgggatcccttcaggacatcatcaaaataccgcccaggcatgcggtgctccttgcccacgggtggtccctcggtcgcgagcttgacggcgtccatcttcgcccactacaccttgacacgggcgaaggccatccgcgcaccttcgatgcagaccgactgcttgatggcatcaagccgaggacaagcatcgactagccgcttcacgagcccgaagtaactgctgggTATGGATTCGGCAGGCAcagacggattatcaaatccttcatggctgattcggccaccctatgcagttcggtcagTTGTTTcatctgatcgctaaagggcaccggatgctctggcgcaaggtattgcgaccagaacatcttctccatggagctaccctcttcggctcggaagaactccgcagcatcagcaacactgcgcggcagatccgcaaatgctgctggggaactccaaatccgggtcagtaagagataccttttcttcacatacttgctctgcataataaaggccttacccgccgcgatttctTGGCCTcgtggatttcctggagggtgccctgggcttcaacccaggcCTCTTGTGTGCTTtggcgggccttcgcaagttcggaaTCTTGGTCCGCAAACtttcgctccaaggactcgcatttcttcatggCGTCTTGGAGCCCCTACTAGACGTCCCCAACCCTTGCCTCCTGTTTTTCGCGGTCGGCTTGTTCCTTTGCCGCTCTCTTCTGGGCCTCGGCCAGTGcattcttgagggtctccacctcggatGCCGCTCCTATGAAATATCATGATAACATGATCAACACAAACAATTCATATCTTTCTAGATCTGAATAGGCCATTGCATACCTTGCCGGTCTTCTAGTTGGTTTTTCACACAGCCGAGCTCTTCCTCGACCCACTCCAGAATCTGCTTCAGTTTGGAGACTTTGGCAGCATGGGAGGTCATAGCTAGCAtcgacacctgcttattcacatagacatgtatggttagtctcctgcaaaaattatttgatcctctgtccgacttttcttttcgaacaccggacagagtccctggggctactgtctatactatgaaatTCTTTTTGCATAATTACgccgcatacctcaaagcccgttagaaggctggtgcaggcttcggtcagtccgctcttagtGAACTGAAccctttcaaccaccgtacccatgagggtacggtgttcctcaacagtggaagcactttgcagcgcttccaatagagtatccggtgcctctggatggacataggtcaccggcggaataggtgcacctccttctttcgaaggaggatgCTTGCCTAATTCCGGAGCCGTATGGGCCTCCGGAATAGTATTCagttgggggccgaattggatatggcccccatcgcctATCTCCAGGGGGACTTGCTCCCCCATTTGTCCGACGGCCGAGGTGTCATCCTCTAGCGCCACCTTGACGGCCTCTTGTGCCTCCCCTGAGCTGGGAGGGTCCTTCGAGACAATACTTCAGCGTCGTCCATAGTCTTAGGGGAGAAGGCCGGCGAAGGCGACCCACTGTCCATCACCTTGGGATCCTGCAAATTCCCcaaagatgaggatcgctggaggtgggaacgagccggactgcagtgcatgattcaacatgttaaaaccATGAAGTAAAGGAGCTGGATATATGTGTGCGTCAGTGCCTTTgagtacttacgatttggccaggggcttatccctggggcgccactcCAAGCTGCTATCAGTATACAATGTGGAGTTGTCCGCGAGGGAGgctctccccttcttggacgcctctgcctccagatgcatggaggctgcccttttcttccttccctccTCAGGGGAGAGtttctttcctcctcctcgtcatcgtcctcggtgagggaggagtGGGTTTCGGCATCTTCGGACGTCAGGTCCGAAGTACCTTTACGACGGAGGCCACttttggtctccttggccttcttctccggcatttggtagggcgccggaaccaacatcttcgtcagaagtgggattgCTAGGTTTtcgggcagcggagctggacacaggatccgctccgccttctttatccagccatgAAAAGACAGATAGGGAAGCTCAGACATCTTCCTTGGATGTACAGGTGAAAGATACACCTTGAAATATGAAAAACTTACCGAACTGGTGGGATGGATCAGGTTGTACCCACGATCATCGGTCGTCTACAACCACGTCTCATTGGCCTTAAAAAGCAACTTCCAGATACCTTCATGCGTGGAGCCGAAGAACtgttgcaaggtctggtgcttggccggatcgaattcccacaaACTGCAAGTCCGACTTtggcctggatcacattgacaagcttgatgttcttgtccacctGCTCTTGATGCGCGTCTGCAGCATTGACAACTCGTCCGACGACGCCCAGTCCAGGCCCTTTTctagccaggaggtaagccgcattggggccCCGGACTTGAATTCGGGAGCCACGGCCCAGGTGGTGTTACGGGGCTCTATGACATAGAACCACTActgctgccaccctttgacagtctccacaaaggtgcctttgggccacgtGACATTgtacatcttgctcaccatagcgcctccacactccgcatgcTGACCAccgaccaccttcagcttcacattgaaggtcctcagccacaatccgaagtggggtgggatgcggaggaaagcctcacacacgacagtaaatgccgagatgttgaggaagtagtttggggccagatcatggaaatctagcccatagtagaacatgagtccgcggacgaatgggtggagaggaaaccctaacctgcggatgaagtgggggatgaataccaccctctcatggggcttcggggtggggatgatctgccccttggccggaagccggtgggcgatttcctgggCCAAGTACTCCGCCTCCTGGAGCTTTGTGGTGtccttctccgtgacggaggaggccatccacttgccctgcactcCAGATCCAGACATGGTCGGAGTGCTTTTTTGAGGCGGAAAGGATGGAagtttgggtgctggagctcgagaatgggtggGCAGAGAGAAAGAGGGTGTGGGTGaaagggtgaatccttatctctttataaaggcagcggatatcaagcgcctccccatccATTCgcattaaaactcgcctattccccaagggtcgtgcagGCAGCACGGTTGGATtatccacgctcgtattgatgagaatcccctaataaggggacacgatctctgctttgacaagacgtgccaatgaaatccGCATCTCAAAACAGGGAGCGGGAGgctgaaaaatggttcgaaataatgaccgggcgaAGAAGTGGCGTCTCATTGCAGAAAATGTCAGTAGATGGGACTTgttaaatattatactctctgtggagcttgttttgcagagctggacacgttcTTTGTGTTCAaagactactttggagtattcggaggaggaacccgccttgtaatgccgaagacaatctgtgtgccggacacatcatcattgaagcctattttaggggctactgagggtgtcctggattaggggttcctcGGACGTCGGCCTCTGTGACGTGGgctagactaatgggccatgaaggtacaagacagaagacttcctcccgtgtccggatgggactctcctctacgtggaaggcaagcttggcgttcgaatatgaagattccttcctctgtaaaacgactctgtacaaccctaggcccctccgctatctatataaaccggagggtttagtccgtagaggcaatcacaatcatacaggctagacatctagggtttagccattatgatctcgtggtagatcaactcttgtaatcctcatattcatcaagatcaatcaagcaggaagtagggtattacctccatcgagagggcccgaacctgggtaaacatcgtgtcccccatctcctgttaccatcgaccctagacgcacagttcgggatcccctacccgagatctgtcggttttgacactgacacaatCTCCAAACCTTTACATATTTTGTCTTCAATAAACCACAAAGACTCTTGGTTGCTCAAGATTGACACCTACCATCTAGAGAGTGACAGCTCTCGTGAGTAATAGGCCCAAGCTAATTCAACTTAGTTCCTTGTAATGGTCAACCACTAAGTTTTGGCTCTAGGGTTTTCTCTCAAAGGATTCACTCAAATCTCTCGGAGTAGGGTGCTTAAACAAACACTTGTAAAATTAAACAGAGCACCAAGCAGCAAGGATTGAGAAGGAGCATCTATTTATAGTCGGAGCAATCTCGAGGGTGAAATGACCAATAGGGGCCTGGCGCCACTGGCCAACTAACACGTGTCCGACGGTCGGATTTTGAACTCTCGTGTCAACTTTACTTGAGGAAGAAGTAAAGCCGACGGTTAAGCCCAGAAGAACATCTTCTATGGCTCACGAGTAAAAACTCAACACACATAGAGATTTCTCTCACTGTCACTTTGGATAAGTTCACGGTTAAGCATCAACATCGACATAAGTGTCAAAGAACTTAAACTCCAGTTAATAGTATGGTTGCCCTATGACTCAAATGAaagaaatgaaactacgaaaaataGCTACATCTTTTCACTGTCTTCATCTTCTTTCCTGTAGTCAATTTTTTCTCAAACATTTTCTTCACCTTTATTTCAGATCTTGGGCCAAAATCACATCTTGCTCATCTTGAAGAGAATTTTCCTCAACTTCTTTCCCAGCTTGGTTTTCATTCTCCATTTGAGTTTGGTGCTCAAAtgactagctcaaaatatatattcTTTTTATTCTTCATGAGAGTGAGGCCCAGATGGAGATATTTCACATTCCTCCAAAACTTACATGGAGGAAGAATGAACAGCCTTCTCCTTGCCTAGGGTTGGAACATGAATTTCGTCCGAAGCACTAGGTTAATCTGAAATTAATACCCAACAAGACCGAACTTGGAATCTTTGGGTTATCAAAGCCCTAATTTGGGGTTTGAACAAGACATCTATGGTGTGTTTAGTAGTATTTCTCACCCTAGCATGGTTGTTCCCTTTTGATACATGCTCAATGTAGCCATGTTGAGCACATGTAACTGCAGTTGTTTGGTAGTCATGTATGTGTTGAGACATGACGGGGTGAGACTATGTTTGATAGAAATGTATGTGAGACACTACTCTGTGATAATTTTGAGCGGCACAAACATTACCATTCATTCTATAAAATCAGCATGAACGTTCATAGTCTGGTGTTTTCTGGTCCACTAATGCTGACTCATGAATACATCCAGCAAAAATCAACATCCAAGAGAAAATATTCATCAATTTAATTAATAAGAACACCAAATTGTT
Above is a window of Triticum dicoccoides isolate Atlit2015 ecotype Zavitan chromosome 5B, WEW_v2.0, whole genome shotgun sequence DNA encoding:
- the LOC119305252 gene encoding cytochrome P450 81Q32-like; its protein translation is MVMEVSFSHALLLASLLLLLYLLSSRGKNSSNGSIPSPPALPVIGHLHLLKKPLHRSLAALAVRYGGGRDGAGLLLLRFGARPVLLVSSPAIAEECFTVHDVALADRPGLASRRLLTGDACPSIASASYGPVWRHLRRIATVHALSAHRLSLTTAARDVEARAMARKLWRATRLGATAVSVKLTAFEFVVNVIMAMVAGRRMAGDEVLRFKAMTEAGFAAAGAANRHDFLPLLRLLDFGRTRRRLAGLAKERHEFGQGLVDEYRRLHQGHGVVGAVTEDTTSTPAQRTVIGDLLRQQEGSPESYADVVIRTICLSLLQAGTDTSSSTIEWAMALLLNNPHVLAKAKEEIDAVVGTSRLLEEHDLACLPYLRCIITETLRMYPIAPHLAPHQASSDCVVAGRQYIIACGTMVLVDVYSMQRDPTMWDEPNRFIPERFEVGIGEDGDKQVARMMPFGMGRRKCLGEGLAWRTVGVALGVMVQCFRWELMGKEEADMSEGSGFTMPMVAPLVAMCQPREEMDEILKRI